The Rhododendron vialii isolate Sample 1 chromosome 6a, ASM3025357v1 genome includes a window with the following:
- the LOC131329138 gene encoding uncharacterized protein LOC131329138, with protein MWVKLIHYLSNPLLPSASFFQDSSTGYIESQQQICVQETKMAKAFTCCSWRTTTLPRAPPAVDHSPFVLHVAYIENQQRRDYQTKSPFTPLAAKSGGFSLDSIIKRCQTCRGQGAVDCAGCKGTGKNKKNGNIFERWKCYDCQGFGLKSCPSCGQGRGLTPEQRGER; from the exons ATGTGGGTGAAATTAATTCATTATCTATCTAATCCCCTTCTTCCATCTGCTTCATTTTTTCAGGACTCCTCCACTGGATATATAGAAAGTCAACAACAAATCTGTGTTCAAGAAACAAAGATGGCTAAGGCTTTTACTTGTTGCAGCTGGAGAACGACCACTTTGCCGCGAGCACCGCCGGCAGTTGATCATTCACCGTTCGTTCTGCACGTCGCGTATATTGAAAACCAACAACGGAGAGATTATCAGACGAAGAGTCCATTCACGCCTTTGGCTGCCAAATCCGGTGGTTTTTCACTTGACTCG ATCATAAAAAGGTGCCAAACGTGTAGAGGCCAAGGTGCAGTAGATTGTGCTGGATGTAAG GGTACAGGGAAAAATAAGAAGAATGGAAACATCTTTGAGCGTTGGAA ATGCTATGATTGCCAGGGATTTGGGTTAAAGAGTTGTCCAAGTTGCGGACAAGGCCGCGGATTAACGCCTGAACAAAGAGGAGAAAGATAA